The following are encoded together in the Choristoneura fumiferana chromosome 4, NRCan_CFum_1, whole genome shotgun sequence genome:
- the LOC141427067 gene encoding corticotropin-releasing factor-binding protein encodes MKFLLYVSVVVLTCDAINGLFLPELGRGRQRISTRGASWFQRGRRMERPTHRVIDPNEDCFLVTSDEGELFFKSSSDVPVVCGIYMIADPDKRIQVIFNYLDVPCDNGGLVAWVDGWELNGQVWPADAWDDDRVVESCDHRPQRKLVSRQNAALVQYRVPARGKGFAITVRHLKNVKPCNVMLFGSEGVFTLRNHGTTGNCSLIAIAPTAVRVLDLNVGQVVKRNTLLDIETGTLHQCIKRGLPDYVDIGGAAGLDHTKMEVFENICGLDSNEARRPVLIACEDTVVRLVSSGRFQNSVTLAFTSLAPEDIEQSDLICGMNEMNELAEI; translated from the exons ATGAAATTTCTACTCTACGTGAGTGTTGTGGTTTTGACGTGCGATGCCATCAATGggttatttttaccg GAGTTAGGTCGCGGTCGCCAAAGAATATCGACTCGCGGTGCTTCCTGGTTCCAAAGAGGGCGACGCATGGAACGGCCCACGCATCGCGTAATAGATCCCAATGAAG ATTGCTTTTTGGTGACATCCGACGAAGGAGAGTTATTCTTTAAGTCATCTTCCGATGTGCCAGTGGTTTGCGGTATCTACATGATAGCGGACCCTGATAAGAGGATCCAAGTTATTTTCAACTATCTGGACGTGCCTTGTGACAACGGAGGACTGGTTGCG tgGGTGGACGGTTGGGAGTTAAACGGTCAAGTGTGGCCGGCGGACGCATGGGACGACGACCGAGTTGTTGAATCGTGTGACCATCGTCCGCAACGCAAACTTGTCTCACGCCAGAACGCTGCACTCGTGCAATACCGAGTTCCCGCTCGAGGAAAAGGCTTCGCGATCACCGTACGCCACTTGAAAAACGTCAAAC CTTGTAACGTAATGCTGTTCGGCTCAGAAGGCGTATTCACCCTGCGCAATCACGGTACCACAGGCAACTGCTCGCTTATCGCCATCGCTCCAACAGCGGTCCGAGTGTTGGATCTTAACGTCGGACAAGTGGTCAAGAGGAACACTCTGCTCGACATAGAAACTGGAACTTTACACCAG TGCATAAAACGAGGCTTGCCCGACTATGTGGACATCGGAGGCGCTGCGGGCCTTGATCATACCAAGATGGAGGTCTTTGAGAATATCTGTGGACTCGACTCAAATGAAG CTCGTCGCCCGGTCCTCATAGCCTGCGAAGACACAGTGGTGCGGCTGGTATCCAGTGGCCGTTTCCAGAACTCTGTGACTTTGGCCTTCACTTCCCTGGCCCCAGAAGACATCGAACAATCTGATCTCATTTGTGGAATGAACGAAATGAACGAATTGGCCGAAATCTAA